A segment of the Entomomonas moraniae genome:
AGCACCATTAACCAGCCTAGCTCATTAAATTTGTTTCGTGCTTCATCAAAACTATGCTGCAAGCCATAAAGATTGATAATCCATTGGCCAATGGTATCCATTAATAAGTAACCAATAAGATAGCCAAGAATCCCACCTAATGAGGAGCTGATAGTACAAATGAGGCAGTAGCGCCATGTTTTTTTGCGATTGGCTAAAACCATCGGTGCTAAAATAACATCAGGAGGAATAGGGAAGAATGAACTTTCTGCAAAACTAATGCCTGCTAATGCCCATTCTGATTTTGGGTGTTCGGCAAGGCGCATTGTCCAATCATATAAACGGCGTAACATCAAAAAGGTTATCCTAAAGCTAA
Coding sequences within it:
- a CDS encoding YqaA family protein, coding for MLRRLYDWTMRLAEHPKSEWALAGISFAESSFFPIPPDVILAPMVLANRKKTWRYCLICTISSSLGGILGYLIGYLLMDTIGQWIINLYGLQHSFDEARNKFNELGWLMVLLGGGFTPIPYKIITILSGITQLNFFVFVIVGTFARGTRFLLTCAILYWLGPRAREIVEKRLGLAFTAFIILIGVGFYLVKYVFK